In Peptostreptococcaceae bacterium, one genomic interval encodes:
- a CDS encoding heavy-metal-associated domain-containing protein, which produces MNKKIMIKGMMCEHCQKRVKNALLKIDGVENVVVDIEEGSAKLRMLREVGDSEFRFAIEDAGYEVVSME; this is translated from the coding sequence AAATTATGATTAAAGGAATGATGTGCGAGCATTGCCAAAAGAGAGTGAAGAATGCATTGCTTAAAATCGATGGAGTCGAAAATGTCGTGGTAGATATCGAAGAGGGAAGCGCAAAGCTTAGAATGTTAAGGGAAGTCGGGGATTCCGAATTTCGGTTTGCCATTGAAGATGCCGGATATGAAGTGGTTTCAATGGAATAG